The proteins below are encoded in one region of Calditrichota bacterium:
- a CDS encoding SHOCT domain-containing protein: MHDLNWFGGGMMIFWWGFIIIGIIMGTKWIFSQSTDTHEDTSLEILKKRFARGEINKKEFLEKKNEID, from the coding sequence ATGCATGATCTAAACTGGTTTGGTGGCGGAATGATGATCTTTTGGTGGGGATTTATAATAATTGGAATAATAATGGGCACTAAATGGATCTTCAGTCAAAGTACAGACACCCATGAAGATACGTCCCTGGAAATTCTAAAGAAACGTTTTGCAAGGGGAGAAATAAATAAAAAAGAATTTTTAGAAAAGAAAAATGAAATTGATTAA
- a CDS encoding helix-turn-helix transcriptional regulator: MVCDRCIRVVKDELQNIGLKVSHVELGEVEINSDVNDPPEDLIRSTLIQNGFELIEDKKARLIETIKNIVIRLIQKDADYDPQKTNYSKYISDELHMDYNYLSGLFSSVANITIEQFIILQKIERAKEFLKYDENNLSEIAYKLGYSSVQHLSAQFKNVTGLTASQFKNMTANLRKPLDKVV, from the coding sequence ATGGTGTGTGATCGCTGTATTCGTGTAGTTAAGGACGAATTACAAAACATTGGTTTAAAGGTCTCGCATGTTGAACTTGGCGAAGTTGAAATAAATTCAGATGTGAACGATCCGCCTGAGGACTTAATTCGTAGCACGCTTATTCAAAATGGGTTTGAATTAATCGAAGATAAAAAAGCTCGTTTAATTGAAACCATAAAAAATATTGTTATTCGTTTAATCCAAAAGGATGCAGATTATGATCCCCAAAAAACGAATTATTCAAAATATATCTCAGATGAGTTGCATATGGATTACAATTATCTTAGCGGCCTTTTTTCTTCAGTAGCCAACATTACAATTGAGCAATTTATCATTCTGCAAAAGATTGAAAGGGCCAAGGAATTTCTCAAATATGATGAAAATAACTTAAGTGAAATCGCATATAAATTAGGGTATAGTAGTGTCCAACATTTGTCTGCTCAATTCAAAAATGTTACCGGTTTAACCGCCAGCCAGTTTAAAAACATGACTGCCAACCTTCGTAAACCTCTTGACAAGGTAGTTTAA
- a CDS encoding copper-translocating P-type ATPase: MEAVSIRKMTLPVEGMTCASCVARVEKTLNKIDGINYVNVNLATEEVTLDLDSEKQDLQEIATIVEEAGYKLHLPQSNDSNTTQTTATEGAQSIQSGMFSKLKSDFYFSAVLALPVMIVSMLMMWPAFSEAIPVTEDTINKLLLIITSIVLFGPGKRFFTAAWGAAKHLTADMNTLVAVGTGAAYGYSLIAVLFSQWLGITNAGQHIYFDTAATIITLILLGRLLEAKAKSKTTDAIKQLLDLQPKTARVLRGDQEYEIPLSEVILDDQLIVRPGEKIPVDGLIISGSTAIDESMVTGESLPVERQPGDKVIGGTINQNGSLMIRATAIGKDTMIAQIVELVKQAQGSKAPIQAFADKIAAVFVPTVITVSLVSFLAWIVFGLPLTAALVIFVAVLIIACPCALGLATPTAIMVGTGLGASKGILIKNAESLELAHKVDTVVMDKTGTLTVGKPTVKEVKTFNGMDSEELLQLAASVENYSEHPLANAITSYAREKNISLLNIENFNSHTGLGISAMVNGNEVSIGRFAFLKNQGINLNGEEESARKANVKGATIIAVALKKEIVGTIALADTLKPEAKETVTALQKMNINVVLLTGDQHEAALAIAQEAGIENVKAEVYPQDKLAEINRLQTAGRTVAMVGDGINDAPALAHADVSIAIGSGTDIAIEASDITLVKGNLKGVTSAINLSRKTMGTIKQNLFWAFIYNIIGIPIAALGLLNPMFAAGAMALSSVSVISNSLRLKRSRL, encoded by the coding sequence ATGGAGGCTGTGTCAATACGAAAAATGACATTACCTGTAGAGGGAATGACCTGTGCCAGTTGTGTGGCGAGGGTAGAAAAAACCTTAAACAAAATTGATGGCATAAATTATGTGAATGTAAATCTTGCCACTGAAGAGGTCACCCTCGATTTAGATTCAGAGAAACAAGATTTGCAAGAAATTGCTACAATTGTTGAAGAGGCAGGGTATAAACTTCATTTGCCGCAATCAAATGATAGTAATACAACCCAGACTACAGCAACTGAAGGGGCACAATCAATTCAATCAGGAATGTTTTCGAAACTCAAATCTGATTTTTATTTTAGTGCCGTTTTGGCATTGCCGGTTATGATTGTCAGTATGCTAATGATGTGGCCTGCTTTTTCTGAGGCTATCCCGGTAACAGAAGATACAATAAACAAGTTGCTCCTGATAATTACATCAATTGTTTTATTTGGCCCGGGAAAACGGTTTTTTACTGCGGCCTGGGGAGCAGCAAAACATTTAACTGCTGATATGAATACTTTGGTAGCAGTCGGGACAGGGGCAGCTTACGGGTATAGTCTTATTGCAGTTTTATTTTCACAATGGTTGGGGATTACGAACGCAGGTCAGCACATTTATTTTGATACTGCGGCTACGATTATCACGCTGATTCTACTTGGACGGCTTTTAGAAGCCAAGGCCAAAAGCAAAACAACTGATGCTATAAAACAACTTCTTGATTTGCAACCCAAAACCGCTCGTGTATTACGTGGTGATCAGGAATATGAGATTCCCTTAAGTGAAGTTATACTTGATGACCAGCTAATAGTACGACCCGGAGAGAAAATCCCTGTGGACGGACTTATTATTAGCGGATCCACAGCAATAGATGAATCTATGGTGACAGGGGAGAGTTTGCCGGTTGAAAGGCAGCCGGGGGACAAGGTTATCGGTGGAACAATCAATCAAAACGGCAGCCTTATGATTAGGGCAACTGCAATCGGAAAGGATACAATGATAGCTCAGATTGTAGAGTTGGTAAAACAAGCTCAGGGCTCAAAGGCACCCATTCAGGCATTTGCAGATAAGATTGCCGCTGTTTTTGTTCCTACTGTCATTACAGTTTCGCTTGTTTCATTTCTGGCATGGATTGTTTTTGGATTACCATTAACGGCAGCATTGGTGATTTTTGTTGCGGTGTTAATTATTGCCTGCCCTTGTGCGCTTGGTTTGGCTACTCCAACAGCAATAATGGTTGGAACCGGATTAGGGGCTTCTAAGGGGATACTAATTAAGAATGCAGAAAGCCTTGAACTTGCCCATAAGGTGGATACAGTTGTCATGGATAAAACAGGGACATTAACGGTTGGAAAACCTACAGTTAAAGAAGTTAAAACTTTTAATGGAATGGATTCAGAGGAGTTACTTCAATTAGCCGCTTCAGTAGAAAATTATTCTGAACATCCTTTAGCCAATGCTATAACAAGTTATGCCAGGGAAAAGAACATCTCTCTTTTAAATATAGAGAATTTTAATTCGCATACCGGGCTTGGCATTTCGGCCATGGTAAATGGCAATGAAGTATCAATTGGCCGCTTTGCATTTTTAAAGAATCAGGGCATTAATTTGAATGGAGAAGAAGAATCGGCAAGGAAAGCAAATGTTAAGGGTGCCACTATTATTGCAGTGGCTCTAAAAAAGGAAATTGTAGGCACAATTGCCCTTGCTGACACTTTAAAACCAGAGGCTAAAGAAACAGTTACGGCTTTGCAAAAAATGAATATAAATGTTGTTCTACTCACCGGTGATCAGCATGAAGCTGCTCTAGCAATCGCACAAGAGGCTGGCATTGAGAATGTAAAAGCTGAAGTATACCCTCAAGATAAACTGGCTGAAATAAACAGACTCCAGACCGCAGGTCGTACAGTTGCAATGGTTGGTGATGGCATCAATGACGCACCGGCTTTGGCTCATGCAGATGTTAGTATTGCTATCGGATCAGGAACAGACATTGCAATTGAGGCATCCGATATTACTCTGGTAAAAGGGAATTTAAAAGGTGTGACTTCAGCTATTAATCTTTCACGAAAAACAATGGGAACGATTAAACAAAATCTTTTCTGGGCTTTTATTTACAACATAATTGGGATCCCTATTGCTGCATTGGGTTTATTAAATCCTATGTTTGCCGCTGGGGCCATGGCTTTAAGCTCTGTAAGTGTCATAAGTAACTCATTACGATTAAAACGTTCTCGTTTGTAA
- a CDS encoding RnfABCDGE type electron transport complex subunit D, producing the protein MKSKVLLISTSPHLHKGQDVQQIMFNVVWALIPVVLSAIYFFGLRAFLLIAVCSVVSLITEHICQKLRKRETTIQDGSALITGILLGLILPPSLPLWTAALGAVVSITIGKMVFGGLGYNRFNPALVGRAFLQASFPVLMTSWSNPTKEIFGFKLDALTGATPLAAMKFQHQFTEFKSLFIGNISGSLGESSAFIITLSGLYLIIRKIADFRIVAGVFLGTILLGGILWQVDPSQYADPLSHILSGGFLLGTFFMATDMVASPATSKGRWIYGLGIGLLIILIRNFSGLPEGVMYSILLMNALSPLIERYSQPRVFGQLKNQRS; encoded by the coding sequence ATGAAGTCAAAAGTTTTACTTATCAGTACATCGCCGCATCTTCATAAAGGCCAGGACGTGCAGCAAATTATGTTTAACGTGGTATGGGCGCTTATACCGGTAGTCTTATCGGCAATATATTTTTTTGGTTTGAGGGCGTTTTTATTAATTGCTGTTTGTTCAGTTGTAAGTCTGATTACCGAGCATATTTGTCAGAAACTTCGTAAACGGGAAACGACAATACAAGACGGCAGTGCTTTAATTACGGGAATATTATTAGGATTAATCTTACCGCCTTCTCTCCCACTCTGGACCGCCGCCTTGGGTGCTGTTGTATCAATAACTATCGGTAAAATGGTTTTTGGCGGATTGGGATATAACCGTTTTAACCCAGCCTTAGTTGGCCGAGCTTTTTTGCAAGCCTCTTTTCCAGTCTTGATGACCTCATGGTCAAATCCAACCAAAGAAATATTTGGTTTTAAACTGGATGCACTAACCGGCGCAACTCCACTCGCGGCCATGAAATTTCAACATCAGTTTACAGAATTTAAAAGTTTGTTTATCGGAAATATTAGCGGTTCTTTAGGTGAATCATCCGCTTTCATTATAACCTTGAGCGGGCTTTATTTAATAATCCGAAAAATAGCAGATTTCCGTATAGTCGCGGGGGTATTTTTAGGCACTATTTTATTGGGTGGAATTTTGTGGCAAGTGGATCCTTCTCAATACGCAGATCCACTTTCCCATATCCTTTCAGGTGGATTCCTACTGGGAACATTTTTTATGGCTACAGATATGGTAGCATCCCCTGCGACATCAAAAGGGCGCTGGATTTATGGTTTAGGGATAGGTTTATTGATCATCCTTATACGTAATTTCAGCGGTTTACCCGAAGGTGTGATGTATTCAATCTTATTAATGAACGCTTTATCACCACTTATTGAACGCTATTCACAACCACGTGTCTTTGGGCAACTCAAAAATCAAAGGAGCTAA
- the rsxA gene encoding electron transport complex subunit RsxA — MEIKLVLIFLGAVLTNNFVLSYFLGICPFLGVSGKWESAMGMGLATTFVMTITSVVTWVIYHKILHPLGLEYLEYVSFIMVISSLVQFVEMVIHKMFEPLYRSLGIYLPLITTNCAILGLALFMVLREYNFFEAVTFGFGAGAGFTLAIIIMAGIREELDFADVPEPFKGGPITLIIAGILALAFMGFGGMIAQ, encoded by the coding sequence ATGGAAATAAAATTAGTCCTGATATTTTTAGGCGCGGTATTAACGAATAATTTTGTTCTTTCATATTTCCTGGGTATTTGTCCATTCCTGGGGGTTTCAGGGAAATGGGAATCTGCGATGGGAATGGGGTTGGCCACTACTTTTGTGATGACAATTACATCTGTAGTTACCTGGGTAATCTATCACAAAATCCTGCATCCGCTTGGTCTGGAATATTTGGAATATGTTAGCTTTATTATGGTTATTTCTTCATTAGTCCAATTTGTAGAAATGGTTATTCATAAAATGTTTGAACCATTATACCGAAGCCTGGGCATTTACCTTCCGTTGATTACCACAAATTGTGCAATCCTTGGTCTGGCTCTTTTTATGGTTTTACGCGAGTACAATTTCTTTGAAGCGGTTACCTTTGGTTTTGGGGCCGGTGCAGGTTTTACCTTAGCTATTATTATTATGGCCGGTATAAGAGAGGAACTTGATTTTGCAGATGTACCGGAACCTTTTAAAGGAGGCCCTATTACCCTGATTATAGCTGGAATCCTGGCCCTGGCCTTTATGGGATTTGGTGGAATGATCGCTCAATAA
- a CDS encoding isoprenylcysteine carboxylmethyltransferase family protein — MHDSYDYGLWTMVVFNIILFGVFVIGFLRPKKKYEWRTLGVFTAFIVALFVEMYGFPLSIYVIISLFGDNLSLVDPFQHVNGHLLGTLFGASEWLKYAICLLGGLVMFLGLSIMSNGWRQIHSAKGKFVKDGIYAHVRHPQYTGLFLITIGMLIQWPTLITLIMWPVLMYAYYMLARREEGEVETQFREEYALYREQVPAFIPKNKRFW; from the coding sequence ATGCATGATTCTTATGATTACGGTCTATGGACCATGGTAGTTTTCAACATAATACTTTTCGGAGTGTTTGTTATTGGGTTCTTACGACCGAAGAAAAAATATGAATGGCGCACACTAGGGGTTTTTACTGCGTTTATCGTTGCATTGTTTGTGGAGATGTATGGTTTTCCGTTAAGTATTTATGTCATCATCTCTTTATTTGGTGATAATTTATCTCTTGTTGATCCTTTTCAGCACGTAAACGGGCATTTGTTGGGCACATTGTTTGGTGCCTCGGAATGGCTGAAATATGCTATTTGCTTGCTCGGCGGGTTAGTTATGTTTTTAGGATTGTCTATTATGAGCAATGGTTGGAGACAAATCCATAGTGCGAAAGGGAAATTTGTAAAGGATGGTATTTACGCACATGTACGCCATCCTCAATACACCGGATTATTTTTAATAACAATCGGGATGCTAATTCAATGGCCAACACTAATTACACTTATTATGTGGCCTGTTTTAATGTACGCATATTATATGCTGGCACGGCGTGAAGAAGGGGAAGTTGAAACACAATTCAGGGAGGAATATGCCTTGTACAGGGAACAAGTTCCTGCATTTATCCCGAAGAACAAGAGGTTCTGGTAA
- a CDS encoding FMN-binding protein, which yields MGIGFFSAFFLSLMADYAYPLIEKNREARLRKSIYTVLPETKTYHLVNNENNIYKGLNKDSIGTGYAFVAEGGGYQGIIKIMIGIDILKKKISGLKILENVETPGLGSKISSDKFQNQFIGKLLNKPIEYILNKNPQAPFEIQAITGATISTRAVVNIVNKRIQEVKSIPE from the coding sequence ATGGGCATAGGATTTTTTTCGGCATTTTTTCTTTCCCTAATGGCCGATTATGCTTACCCATTGATTGAAAAAAACAGGGAAGCCAGGTTGCGAAAATCAATTTATACTGTTCTTCCAGAAACAAAAACATACCATTTAGTAAATAATGAAAACAATATTTACAAAGGGCTAAACAAAGACAGTATTGGGACAGGTTATGCTTTTGTTGCGGAAGGTGGTGGTTACCAGGGTATTATTAAAATAATGATCGGCATTGACATATTAAAAAAGAAAATATCCGGTTTAAAAATATTGGAGAATGTAGAAACACCGGGTTTGGGTTCAAAAATATCCTCAGATAAGTTTCAAAATCAGTTTATTGGAAAACTACTCAATAAACCTATTGAGTACATCTTAAATAAAAACCCTCAAGCGCCGTTTGAAATACAGGCTATTACCGGCGCGACTATATCAACCCGCGCTGTTGTAAATATTGTTAATAAAAGGATTCAAGAGGTAAAATCCATACCGGAGTAA
- a CDS encoding rhodanese-like domain-containing protein has translation MNISKYSKSFLIVFIFSGVVVTSGQIRYANGKAECPVYEKEIALMTELSGESIIVSGRGNFYNDFENINLIEVIEPVEFTKNCPEKTQENTWTKNINSYFTVSPDELYEWMEIEDIFLINTHKPLAGNIVETDYTIAFDEIEMNLDKLPEDKNALVILYCRSGNMSRIAAQKLADLGYTNVYNLEGGMQEWVENGYSLNSK, from the coding sequence ATGAATATTTCAAAATACTCAAAATCATTTCTAATTGTATTTATTTTTTCAGGTGTCGTTGTTACTTCAGGGCAAATCCGATATGCAAATGGCAAAGCAGAATGCCCGGTATATGAAAAAGAAATTGCATTAATGACAGAACTCAGTGGTGAATCAATTATTGTATCGGGACGAGGCAATTTTTATAATGATTTTGAAAATATAAATCTAATAGAGGTAATTGAACCTGTAGAGTTCACAAAAAATTGTCCGGAAAAAACACAGGAAAATACTTGGACAAAGAATATAAACTCATATTTCACAGTCTCCCCAGACGAGTTATATGAATGGATGGAGATTGAAGATATTTTTTTAATAAATACCCACAAACCACTTGCGGGAAATATAGTCGAAACTGATTACACAATTGCTTTTGACGAAATCGAAATGAATTTGGATAAACTTCCTGAAGATAAAAATGCTCTTGTGATTTTGTACTGCCGAAGTGGCAATATGAGCAGGATTGCTGCTCAAAAACTAGCAGATTTAGGTTATACTAATGTTTATAATTTAGAGGGTGGTATGCAAGAATGGGTAGAAAATGGCTACTCATTGAATAGTAAATAA
- a CDS encoding heavy-metal-associated domain-containing protein has translation MSVKNLKIEGMSCQHCVMSLTKELSNLQELTIKEVNIGTALVEYETDQVSSNELNEAVEAAGFTLISK, from the coding sequence ATGTCTGTCAAAAATCTTAAGATCGAAGGAATGTCTTGCCAGCACTGTGTTATGTCATTAACAAAAGAACTGAGTAATCTTCAGGAACTTACTATTAAAGAAGTAAATATAGGAACAGCCTTAGTAGAATATGAAACAGATCAGGTATCAAGTAATGAGCTGAATGAAGCAGTTGAAGCAGCCGGTTTCACTCTAATATCAAAATAG
- a CDS encoding Rieske 2Fe-2S domain-containing protein yields MIQKSRRSFLNMLMKFTSIPLIGMVFYPVVKYLIPPKITEAVPNSIEAGRLDEIEPNSGKIIRFGRKPVILIRLENGELRAFSAICTHLDCTVQYRKAYKHIWCACHNGHYNLNGINIAGPPPRPLAPYKVDLKDDKIFISKET; encoded by the coding sequence ATGATTCAAAAATCCAGACGTTCATTTCTCAATATGTTGATGAAGTTTACATCAATCCCTTTAATCGGAATGGTCTTTTACCCTGTGGTAAAGTACTTAATCCCGCCAAAAATTACAGAGGCTGTGCCCAACTCAATAGAAGCGGGCAGGTTGGATGAGATTGAGCCAAACAGTGGTAAGATAATACGTTTTGGAAGAAAACCTGTTATTTTGATACGCCTGGAAAATGGTGAATTAAGAGCTTTTAGTGCAATCTGTACGCATTTGGATTGCACTGTTCAGTATCGAAAAGCTTATAAGCATATTTGGTGCGCTTGCCATAATGGGCATTATAATCTTAATGGGATAAATATCGCCGGGCCGCCGCCAAGACCGCTGGCACCGTATAAAGTCGATCTTAAAGACGACAAAATTTTTATTTCAAAAGAAACCTAA
- a CDS encoding YHS domain-containing protein, giving the protein MAKDLVCGMQVDKKTPAATSEYKGKTYYFCSQDCKKAFEKNPEKYLGKNSTASSDKVL; this is encoded by the coding sequence ATGGCAAAAGATTTGGTTTGTGGAATGCAGGTTGACAAAAAAACACCCGCTGCTACAAGTGAATACAAGGGTAAAACCTATTATTTTTGCTCGCAAGATTGTAAGAAAGCTTTTGAGAAGAACCCTGAAAAATATCTTGGCAAGAACAGTACAGCATCTTCGGACAAAGTGCTTTAA
- a CDS encoding electron transport complex subunit E codes for MKTSSNTLKKSSVFMRGIWKENPVFRQLLGMCPTLAVTNSAENGLSMGLATLFAVVSSGLVISALRKVFVKEIRIVSYTVIIATFVTIADLFMAAKVPEISKNLGPYIPLIVVNCLILGRQEAFTSKNKIGLSLMDTLGFGLGFTWALIVLGAVREILGSGTLFNFPVLGNWFEPWVIMVLPAGAFITLGFLIALVNYITQSQAEAHCK; via the coding sequence ATGAAGACAAGTAGTAATACATTAAAAAAATCGTCTGTTTTTATGCGTGGAATATGGAAAGAAAATCCCGTATTCAGACAGTTATTGGGAATGTGTCCTACTTTGGCTGTTACTAATTCAGCTGAAAATGGTTTATCGATGGGATTAGCAACATTGTTTGCGGTAGTTTCATCCGGTTTGGTTATTTCTGCTTTAAGAAAAGTATTTGTAAAAGAGATTCGGATTGTTAGTTATACAGTAATTATAGCTACTTTTGTTACAATTGCCGACCTGTTTATGGCAGCCAAAGTTCCCGAAATAAGCAAAAACCTCGGTCCCTATATTCCTCTTATTGTTGTTAATTGCCTAATTCTGGGGCGTCAGGAAGCTTTTACTTCAAAGAACAAAATTGGGCTTTCATTAATGGATACACTTGGCTTCGGATTGGGCTTTACCTGGGCGCTGATTGTCCTGGGAGCCGTCCGGGAGATTTTGGGCTCAGGGACTCTCTTTAATTTTCCGGTTCTTGGTAACTGGTTTGAGCCCTGGGTTATAATGGTATTACCAGCAGGCGCCTTTATAACATTGGGATTTTTAATAGCCTTGGTTAATTATATAACTCAATCCCAGGCAGAAGCTCATTGTAAATAA
- a CDS encoding YHS domain-containing protein, whose product MKKQTIHIDPVCGKKINHNKAHIVITYKKTDYYLCCPKCQSEFEKTPEKFIK is encoded by the coding sequence ATGAAAAAACAAACTATCCATATAGATCCGGTTTGCGGAAAAAAAATTAATCATAACAAAGCGCACATAGTTATTACATATAAAAAAACAGATTATTATTTATGTTGCCCTAAATGCCAGTCTGAATTCGAAAAGACGCCGGAAAAATTTATTAAATAA